GCGCACGATCTCGCGCGGGGCGTGGTCCCCACCCATCGCATCCACGGCGATTTTCATCGGATGGAAGAGGGTATCAGTCTTCGGATTTTGCGATGACTTCCCGACCCTTGTAGGTCCCGCACGTCGGGCAAACGGCATGAGGGCGCTTGGTCGCCTTGCACTGCGGGCAGATGCTGACCGCCGGCTGGGTCAGCTTCTTGTGCGTGCGCCGTTTGTCCCGGCGGCACTTCGATCCGCGTCGTTTCGGATTCGGCATGGCTTACTCCTTTTTCCCTTTCAGGTTCTTGAGAATGTCGAACGGGCCCTTCGCCTCCCCTGCGACGCAGGAACACGCCTCCAGGTTCCGGTTCTTCCCGCACACGGGGCAAACCCCGCGGCACGCCTCGGAGCAAACGACCTTCAACGGGAGTTCAAGGGCCACCTGCTCCCACAGGATGTCGTTCGATTCGACCCCCGTGCCGTCATAATACCCGACATCGAGGTCTTCCTCATGAAGTTCGACCTTCGAGGCCGCGGCCCGATCCCGGCTTTTCGGGGTCAGGATCGTCTGGAACGCCTTCCCGAGCCGGAGCGTCACCGGATCGGAACAACGGTCGCAAAAGCCTTCCCCCCGCGCTTCGAACGACCCCTCGACCCAGACATCGCCGCCCTCGACCGTCAAGAGCAGGTCCGCGTCGACCAGCCGGAGCTCCCGCAACGGCGCGGGGTCCATCCCTTCGAGAACGCGGGGGATCGACGCCTTTCCCCGGGAGGCGAAAAGGTCCAGTCCGCCTCCGGGAATCTCGGATACCCGGATGTACAAGCGCGAATTCCCTCGTAAAGTAAAAGAAATACTATAGGCATCCACCCCCCCGCTGTCAATCGCCAAATCCCCGCCGCCCGTTGTATCATGGGGGCATGAAGCGGATGCCCGCCGTCTCCGGACAGTTCTACCCCGGGACCGCGTCCGACCTTTCCCGGGCGCTCCTTGCCCTCACCCGGAAGATGAAGGCGCCGGAGCCGGCGATCGGGGTCGTGGTCCCCCACGCGGGGTACGTCTACTCCGGGGCCGTGGCGGGGGAAGTCTTCTCCTCCGTTCAAGTACCGGGCACGGCCGTGATCTTCTGCCCGAACCACACCGGCCTGGGGGAGGATGTCTCCGTCATGTCCCACGGTGCGTGGCGGATGCCGTGGGGGGACGTCCCCATCGACGAGGAGCTCGCCGCGCGCCTCGAAACCGCCTGTCCCCTCCTTCGGGAAGACGCATCGGCCCACCTCCGGGAACATGCGATCGAAGTCCAGCTCCCGTTCCTGCACCGGTTTCGGCCGGACGTGCGCATCGTCCCCGTCGCCCTCGGACGCCTCTCCCTCGAGGAGTGCCGGGAGCTGGGGGAGAACGTGGCGGACGCGATCCCGAAAGACGCCGAACGTCCCCTGCTGGTCGCCAGCTCCGACATGTCCCACTATGTGCCCGACGCCGTCGCGCGAAAGAAGGACCGGATGGCGATCGACCGGATGCTGGCCCTCGACCCCGAGGGGCTCTACCGGACCGTGCGGACCGAGCGGATCTCGATGTGCGGGGTGCTGCCGGCCACGGTCGTCCTCTTCGCCGCCCGCCGTCTTGGCGCAACCTCGGCCCGTCTGATAAAATACGCCACTTCCGGCGACGTCAGCCGGGATTTTGATCAGGTGGTCGGATACGCGGGGCTCGCCTTCACCTGAGGCGTCCCCTTTCCGTCCCGTCCGCCGGAACCGATCCCCCGAATCGAGGAACGTTCATGCCGAACGTCGTGACGCGCTTCGCGCCCAGCCCCACCGGGTATCTCCACATCGGCGGCGCCCGCACCGCCCTCTTCAATCGTCTCTACGCCCGCCACGCCGGCGGCAGGTTCATCCTGCGCATCGAGGACACCGACCAGGAGCGGTCCACCCCCGAGGCGGTCCGGGCGATCCTCGACGGGATGACGTGGCTCGGCATCACCTGGGACGAGGGACCGCACTTCCAGATGGAGAGGATGGAATCGTACCGGAAGGAGGCGGAGCGGCTCCTGCGGGAAGGGAACGCGTACCGGTGCGTCTGCACGAAGGAGGAGCTCGACGCGCGGCGCGAGGAGATGGCCGCCCGGAAGGAGAAGCCCCGATACGACGGCCGGTGCCGCGATCTTGCTCCCGAAGCGACGGAGGGGAAGCCTTCGGTCCTCCGTTTCAAGGCGCCACGCACCGGACAGACGGTGGTACGCGACCTGCTGCGCGGCGACGTGGTCTACGAGAACTCGGAACTGGACGACCTGGTCCTGCTGCGCACCGACGGGTCGCCGACGTACAACTTCGTCGTCGTGATCGACGACGCCGCGATGGGGGTCACCGACGTCCTTCGCGGTGACGACCACCTGAACAACACGCCGAAGCAGGTCCTCCTTTATGAAGCGCTCGGCTACCCCCTCCCCCGGTTCGGCCACTTTCCGCTGATTCACGGGATGGAAGGAGGAAAGCTGTCGAAGCGGCAGGACGACGTCTCCGTGACGGCATACCGGGAGAAGGGGTATCTCCCCGAGGCGATGGTCAACTACCTCGTTCGTCTCGGGTGGGGACACGGCGACCAGGAGGTCTTCTCCGAGGAGGAGATGATCCGGCTCTTCTCGCTGGAGCACGTCGGCCGCTCGCCGTCGAAGTTCAACCTCGATAAATTACAGAACGTGAACGCCCACTACATCAAGAGCGCCGATCCGGATCGGATCGCCGCGCTGCTCGTCCCCTTCCTCGGGAAACGCGGGATCGAAGCGGCGCCGTCCCCGCGGCTGACGGCGATCGTGCGCACCTTGCGGGAGCGTGCCCGGACGCTCGAGGAGATGGCCGATGCGGCGGAGTTCTACTTCCGGGAGAAGCCGACCGACCCGAAGGCGGCGTCGAAGTTTCTGACGGCTGCGATCGCGCCCGTGCTGAGAAACATCGCGGAGGCATTTTCCTCCCTCGACCCGTTCACCCCCGCCGGCATGGAGGAAACGCTCCACGCGGTCGTGGAGCGGTACGGTGGCAACCTCAAGATCCATCAGCCGATCCGCGTCGCCCTCACCGGGGGAACGGCGTCACCGGGGCTGTTCGAGGTGATGGAGATCCTCGGGCGGGACGAGGTGGTGCGCCGTTTGAGGAGCGCTGCGGGGCGGATTGGCGCTTGACGCAAAGGCTCCCCATCGGGTACCTTGTTCGTTCCGTTGGGGAGTGGTGAAATGGCATCACACGTGGCTCTGACCCACGGTTTCCAGGTTCGAGCCCTGGCTCCCCAGCCAGCCGGTCCCATCGTCTAGTGGCCCAGGACGCCGCCCTCTCACGGCGAAAACGCGGGTTCGAACCCCGCTGGGACCGCCACGAATGTCCACGCCCCCGCAAGGGGGCGTTTTCGCATGACGAGCGCGGTTCCGGGGTTCGGCTCCGGGGTTTTCTACCGCTGCGGGCGATACTTGTCCTTCAGCCCGACGATGCGGTTGAAGACGGGGGCGCCGGGCTTCGAGTCGACCTCGTCGGCGATGAAG
The Deltaproteobacteria bacterium genome window above contains:
- the rpmF gene encoding 50S ribosomal protein L32, giving the protein MPNPKRRGSKCRRDKRRTHKKLTQPAVSICPQCKATKRPHAVCPTCGTYKGREVIAKSED
- a CDS encoding DUF177 domain-containing protein, producing the protein MYIRVSEIPGGGLDLFASRGKASIPRVLEGMDPAPLRELRLVDADLLLTVEGGDVWVEGSFEARGEGFCDRCSDPVTLRLGKAFQTILTPKSRDRAAASKVELHEEDLDVGYYDGTGVESNDILWEQVALELPLKVVCSEACRGVCPVCGKNRNLEACSCVAGEAKGPFDILKNLKGKKE
- the amrB gene encoding AmmeMemoRadiSam system protein B, with amino-acid sequence MKRMPAVSGQFYPGTASDLSRALLALTRKMKAPEPAIGVVVPHAGYVYSGAVAGEVFSSVQVPGTAVIFCPNHTGLGEDVSVMSHGAWRMPWGDVPIDEELAARLETACPLLREDASAHLREHAIEVQLPFLHRFRPDVRIVPVALGRLSLEECRELGENVADAIPKDAERPLLVASSDMSHYVPDAVARKKDRMAIDRMLALDPEGLYRTVRTERISMCGVLPATVVLFAARRLGATSARLIKYATSGDVSRDFDQVVGYAGLAFT
- the gltX gene encoding glutamate--tRNA ligase; this translates as MPNVVTRFAPSPTGYLHIGGARTALFNRLYARHAGGRFILRIEDTDQERSTPEAVRAILDGMTWLGITWDEGPHFQMERMESYRKEAERLLREGNAYRCVCTKEELDARREEMAARKEKPRYDGRCRDLAPEATEGKPSVLRFKAPRTGQTVVRDLLRGDVVYENSELDDLVLLRTDGSPTYNFVVVIDDAAMGVTDVLRGDDHLNNTPKQVLLYEALGYPLPRFGHFPLIHGMEGGKLSKRQDDVSVTAYREKGYLPEAMVNYLVRLGWGHGDQEVFSEEEMIRLFSLEHVGRSPSKFNLDKLQNVNAHYIKSADPDRIAALLVPFLGKRGIEAAPSPRLTAIVRTLRERARTLEEMADAAEFYFREKPTDPKAASKFLTAAIAPVLRNIAEAFSSLDPFTPAGMEETLHAVVERYGGNLKIHQPIRVALTGGTASPGLFEVMEILGRDEVVRRLRSAAGRIGA